A single genomic interval of Aureliella helgolandensis harbors:
- a CDS encoding KdsC family phosphatase, which translates to MASNKDIEIAKPIRLILSDVDGVLTDGSITIDNAGIESKTFYVRDGLAIKLWQRAGFIFGILTARNSQVVKLRAAELDIQIVRQGFSDKLPAALEILSQLGISAEETCYIGDDLPDLPVLYEVGLPVTVLDAAPEVLAAAKWTMQSRGGRGAVRELIERLLKAKGCWENSLPTQRAE; encoded by the coding sequence GTGGCCAGCAATAAAGATATTGAGATCGCCAAGCCGATACGTCTAATTCTTTCAGACGTGGACGGGGTGTTAACCGATGGTTCCATTACCATTGACAACGCTGGCATTGAGAGCAAGACGTTCTACGTCCGCGATGGTTTAGCGATTAAGCTCTGGCAGCGGGCGGGGTTTATCTTTGGCATCTTAACCGCGCGGAATTCGCAGGTGGTCAAGCTGCGGGCCGCAGAGTTGGACATTCAAATCGTCCGCCAAGGGTTCTCCGATAAACTCCCAGCCGCCTTGGAAATCCTCAGCCAGCTGGGAATCTCCGCCGAGGAGACTTGCTACATCGGAGACGACTTGCCCGATCTGCCGGTCCTCTATGAAGTCGGATTGCCGGTCACGGTGCTCGATGCAGCACCCGAGGTCTTGGCGGCTGCGAAATGGACCATGCAGTCACGTGGCGGCCGGGGTGCCGTGCGAGAGTTGATTGAGCGACTCCTCAAAGCCAAGGGTTGCTGGGAAAACTCCCTACCGACGCAACGGGCGGAGTGA
- a CDS encoding KpsF/GutQ family sugar-phosphate isomerase, protein MTSTDLAEIRSGMMGMAQKQPEIEVQSPFNITIARGRQILQSEISVLRSVSQGLNDSFARGVELILACRGSVVVCGMGKAGLVGQKLAASLSSTGTPSHFLHPAEALHGDLGSVLPNDVALLLSYSGETEEITRLLPTLGQLTAGSIAITAHASSTLAQAVDVPILLGKHREACALDLAPSSSTTSMMAVGDALALVASEQRGFTRDQFAKFHPAGSLGRRLARIDEIMRPLSDCRLALDSLSVREVMIQVSRPGRRTGAIMLTNDDGQLTGMFTDSDLAKLLERSGYTPLEQCIQDVMTRQVQTISPNARVADAAALLASQKISELPVLGPDRTPLGIVDVTDLLAEFANATPSEDITRELSPTPTESPRILPISNGITSDPKGKHHRGQQ, encoded by the coding sequence ATGACCTCTACCGATCTAGCGGAAATCCGATCAGGGATGATGGGCATGGCGCAAAAACAGCCGGAAATCGAAGTACAATCGCCCTTCAATATAACCATCGCGCGAGGGCGGCAGATCCTGCAATCGGAAATTTCCGTACTACGGTCGGTCTCTCAGGGGCTGAACGATAGCTTCGCCCGCGGCGTTGAGCTGATCCTAGCATGCCGTGGTTCCGTTGTCGTGTGCGGGATGGGCAAAGCGGGGCTCGTCGGTCAGAAGCTGGCTGCGTCCCTCTCCTCAACCGGTACCCCCAGCCATTTCTTACACCCTGCGGAAGCCTTGCACGGTGACCTCGGATCTGTCCTGCCCAACGATGTCGCCCTGCTATTGTCCTACAGCGGAGAAACCGAAGAGATCACTCGTCTCCTACCTACGCTCGGACAGCTGACCGCCGGTTCAATTGCCATCACTGCCCATGCATCCAGCACTCTGGCTCAAGCCGTAGATGTCCCGATCCTGCTGGGAAAGCACCGGGAAGCATGTGCACTGGACCTAGCCCCGAGCAGCAGTACTACCTCCATGATGGCGGTTGGCGATGCCCTGGCGCTGGTTGCCAGCGAGCAACGCGGCTTCACACGCGATCAATTCGCCAAGTTCCATCCGGCTGGAAGCCTGGGTCGGCGACTGGCTCGGATCGACGAAATCATGCGTCCACTCAGCGACTGCCGCCTCGCCCTCGATTCACTCTCCGTCCGCGAAGTCATGATTCAGGTGAGCCGGCCTGGTAGACGCACCGGCGCCATCATGCTGACCAATGACGACGGCCAGTTGACCGGCATGTTTACCGATAGCGATCTTGCCAAACTGCTCGAACGCTCGGGATACACCCCGCTGGAGCAATGCATTCAGGATGTCATGACCCGCCAAGTGCAGACCATTTCTCCCAATGCCCGCGTGGCCGACGCGGCTGCCCTATTGGCATCCCAAAAGATCAGTGAACTACCGGTCTTGGGCCCCGACCGAACTCCCCTGGGAATCGTCGATGTGACGGACCTCCTCGCCGAGTTCGCAAACGCCACCCCAAGCGAGGACATAACTCGGGAGCTGTCACCGACTCCCACCGAATCACCTCGCATCCTGCCAATATCCAATGGCATCACCAGCGACCCTAAAGGCAAACACCACCGTGGCCAGCAATAA
- a CDS encoding DUF2062 domain-containing protein — translation MLKILHADDPPHHLALGIAIGMFVTFLPLIGIQMAVSFFLAWILGANKLVGVPLVWISNPFTVVPIYYPCYWLGCKLLGGGDVGVEWEQLRGHWHTINTNPTSTWGDRAQFWWNGFFDFAGPLGLGCLIVGLTFGIVSYYVSLLAIRRYRMNRWGQLMPPAHTLAPPVLGADSDSTHSGGHAA, via the coding sequence GTGCTCAAGATACTGCATGCCGACGATCCACCGCACCACTTAGCGCTGGGGATTGCGATTGGGATGTTTGTCACCTTTTTGCCACTCATTGGCATTCAGATGGCCGTCTCATTTTTTCTGGCATGGATCTTAGGAGCGAACAAGCTTGTGGGAGTCCCGCTCGTGTGGATTTCCAACCCGTTCACCGTTGTGCCCATTTATTACCCGTGCTACTGGTTGGGTTGCAAGCTCCTGGGGGGGGGCGACGTGGGAGTCGAATGGGAGCAATTGCGAGGACACTGGCATACGATCAATACCAACCCTACATCGACTTGGGGCGATCGTGCGCAGTTTTGGTGGAACGGCTTTTTCGATTTTGCCGGACCTTTGGGGCTCGGCTGCTTGATCGTGGGGCTGACTTTTGGAATCGTTTCCTACTACGTCTCCCTGTTGGCCATTCGTCGATATCGGATGAATCGCTGGGGGCAATTGATGCCCCCTGCCCATACGCTGGCACCACCTGTGCTTGGCGCGGATTCCGATAGCACGCATAGCGGTGGCCATGCGGCTTAG
- a CDS encoding type II secretion system F family protein gives MLLAVTTLNALIVPAASFIAIGVLAWMALGFFLDKDDRAEQRLQEFSDPRRKGGRNEKKSETIARVLQKASPTLAKPLTPTSEKEMSKLRQDLVEAGFRSETAPLTYLAVRTASALAFLVMGGGGALLLYGFTSTAAIRTFFVGAIGFYLPTLALGYLVKRRKNKIFLGLPDALDLMVVCVEAGLGLDQAMRRVSEEMKKSYRVIADEFGLCNLHLQMGRARNQVLTDLGARTGVDDLRALASILIQADKFGSSIAKALRVQSDSMRTRRAQVAEEKAAKTAVKLIFPLVLFIFPGIFVVLVGPAGIQMAREMFPAMNGSK, from the coding sequence ATGTTACTTGCTGTAACAACACTCAACGCCCTCATCGTTCCTGCGGCCAGCTTCATCGCCATTGGAGTCTTGGCCTGGATGGCGCTCGGATTCTTCTTGGATAAGGATGATCGGGCGGAACAACGGCTTCAAGAATTTAGCGACCCGCGCCGCAAGGGTGGTCGCAATGAAAAGAAGTCGGAGACCATTGCGCGAGTACTCCAGAAAGCTTCGCCAACGCTGGCCAAGCCGCTCACGCCTACCAGCGAAAAGGAAATGAGTAAGCTTCGCCAGGACTTGGTGGAAGCAGGCTTTCGTAGCGAAACCGCGCCGCTCACCTACTTGGCCGTCCGCACCGCTAGCGCACTTGCATTCCTCGTTATGGGTGGCGGAGGGGCGCTCCTCCTCTACGGCTTTACCTCCACGGCTGCCATTCGCACGTTTTTTGTAGGAGCCATTGGCTTCTACCTGCCAACCCTGGCCTTGGGCTACCTGGTCAAACGCCGCAAAAACAAAATCTTCCTGGGACTACCCGATGCACTCGACTTGATGGTCGTGTGCGTTGAAGCGGGCCTAGGACTCGACCAAGCCATGCGTCGCGTGTCGGAAGAGATGAAGAAGAGCTACCGCGTCATTGCCGATGAATTTGGCCTGTGCAACCTGCACTTGCAAATGGGCCGCGCTCGCAACCAAGTACTTACCGACCTAGGAGCCCGGACAGGCGTCGATGACCTTCGAGCCCTTGCTTCCATCCTGATTCAAGCAGATAAATTCGGATCGAGTATTGCCAAGGCACTGCGCGTCCAAAGCGATTCGATGAGAACGCGACGGGCCCAAGTTGCCGAGGAAAAAGCAGCCAAGACCGCCGTTAAACTCATCTTCCCGCTCGTTCTGTTTATCTTCCCAGGCATCTTTGTCGTCCTGGTCGGACCTGCGGGGATTCAAATGGCCCGTGAGATGTTCCCGGCCATGAACGGTTCCAAATAG
- a CDS encoding type II secretion system F family protein: MLTIVLLISVGVGVTALIGSVAMFLRPTNDHLAENRLSMLTNARRGSGDKQDGSSLLTSGTLDDTRSFADEVLSKLGNIQHLMDQANVDMSGAKFLSICALAASVGAMICIVSPVPKYLLPVFALVAGGIPIVWLMLKRNKRMAKFNRQLPEALELLSRSLRAGHSLGAGMGLVASEMQDPISSEFGRAFEEQNLGITLEDALEDMTNRVPNMDLRFFATAVTLQKQTGGDLAEILDKIGHLVRERFKLAGAIQALTGEGRLSGIVLLALPPSLFVVMFYLNHDYAMVLFRDETGRLLLGAALLLQFVGALVIRKIINIKV, from the coding sequence ATGTTAACTATCGTATTACTTATCTCAGTAGGTGTCGGAGTCACCGCACTCATTGGTAGTGTGGCGATGTTTCTGCGTCCCACGAACGATCATTTGGCTGAAAACCGCCTGTCGATGCTCACCAACGCTCGACGAGGCTCGGGCGACAAGCAGGATGGCTCCAGTCTGCTGACCAGCGGAACGCTCGACGACACTCGGTCGTTTGCGGATGAGGTATTGTCGAAACTCGGGAACATCCAACACTTGATGGACCAAGCCAATGTGGACATGAGTGGAGCAAAATTCCTGTCGATCTGCGCTTTGGCTGCCTCCGTCGGGGCGATGATTTGCATCGTGTCCCCCGTCCCCAAATACCTCCTACCTGTCTTCGCGCTCGTCGCTGGCGGGATTCCCATCGTCTGGCTGATGCTGAAACGCAACAAGCGGATGGCCAAATTTAACCGGCAATTGCCCGAAGCCCTGGAGTTGCTCAGTCGCTCGCTGCGAGCCGGTCACTCCTTGGGTGCTGGCATGGGTTTGGTGGCTAGCGAAATGCAGGATCCGATCAGCTCTGAGTTTGGACGTGCCTTCGAAGAGCAAAACCTGGGAATTACCCTCGAGGATGCCCTGGAGGACATGACGAATCGTGTGCCCAACATGGACTTGCGGTTCTTTGCCACCGCGGTCACGCTGCAGAAGCAAACGGGTGGTGATTTGGCTGAAATTCTCGACAAGATCGGGCACTTAGTCCGTGAACGCTTCAAGCTGGCGGGTGCCATTCAAGCATTGACGGGAGAAGGCCGACTGTCGGGGATCGTCCTACTGGCTCTCCCACCATCGCTGTTTGTAGTCATGTTCTATCTGAACCATGACTACGCAATGGTTTTGTTCCGCGATGAAACGGGACGCCTGCTACTCGGTGCTGCCCTGCTGCTGCAATTTGTCGGTGCCCTGGTTATCCGCAAGATTATTAACATCAAGGTCTAA
- a CDS encoding CpaF family protein, producing MKTINPSHRNSDQSKAEEFEAVKRRIHNKLVDKLDLNRIGDMKGEQLRREIRLVVEHLCDQENTLLNRSERDRIVDEVLDETFGLGPLELLLKDSSISDIMINGPKAVFVERRGRLEKTDVEFRDNTHLMQIIDRIVSRVGRRVDETCPMVDARLEDGSRVNAIIPPLALDGASVSIRRFGSNPLKLEDLLNYKALTPEMVMLLEGCIKGRLNMIICGGTGSGKTTLLNTLSSFIPNDQRIITIEDAAELQLQQEHVVRLETRPANIEGNGAVSATDLVKNALRMRPERVIIGECRGGETLDMLQAMNTGHDGSLTTIHANNPRDGIARLETLVMMAGFELPIKAIRQQISSAVNLIIQANRLQGGPRRVTHITEIVGMEQDTVVMQDIYKFVQDGIDEEGKAFGHFECTGVRPNFMSRLEQSGVRLPASAFRQRRIMDA from the coding sequence ATGAAGACTATTAACCCATCGCACCGTAACAGTGATCAATCCAAAGCTGAAGAATTCGAAGCCGTCAAGCGTCGCATTCATAATAAGCTCGTCGATAAACTCGACCTCAATCGCATTGGCGATATGAAGGGTGAGCAGCTCCGACGAGAAATCAGACTGGTCGTGGAACACCTGTGCGATCAAGAAAATACACTACTCAATCGCTCGGAACGCGATCGCATTGTCGATGAAGTGCTCGACGAAACCTTCGGCCTAGGCCCCTTGGAGTTGCTGCTCAAAGATTCGTCGATCAGCGATATCATGATCAACGGCCCCAAAGCCGTCTTTGTGGAACGCCGTGGCCGTCTGGAGAAGACCGACGTTGAGTTTCGCGACAATACGCACCTCATGCAAATCATCGACCGGATCGTATCTCGAGTTGGCCGGCGTGTTGATGAGACCTGCCCCATGGTCGATGCACGGTTGGAAGACGGCTCGCGGGTCAATGCGATCATCCCTCCTCTGGCACTAGATGGTGCTTCAGTTTCCATTCGTCGATTTGGCTCCAACCCACTGAAGTTGGAAGACCTTTTAAACTACAAAGCGTTAACACCTGAGATGGTAATGCTGCTTGAGGGCTGCATCAAAGGTCGCTTGAACATGATCATCTGCGGTGGTACCGGTTCTGGTAAAACCACGCTCCTGAACACACTCAGCAGCTTCATCCCCAACGATCAGCGGATCATTACGATTGAGGATGCGGCAGAACTTCAGCTCCAACAGGAACACGTTGTGCGACTGGAGACGCGTCCCGCGAACATTGAAGGCAACGGGGCTGTGTCGGCAACGGACCTTGTGAAAAATGCGTTGCGGATGCGTCCTGAACGCGTGATCATTGGGGAATGTCGGGGAGGAGAAACGCTCGACATGCTGCAGGCGATGAACACCGGTCACGACGGATCGTTAACCACGATTCACGCGAACAATCCACGAGATGGTATCGCGCGTCTAGAGACGTTGGTCATGATGGCCGGTTTTGAACTGCCGATCAAAGCCATTCGCCAACAGATTTCCAGCGCTGTCAATCTGATTATCCAAGCCAACCGACTGCAGGGTGGACCACGCCGCGTGACGCACATCACCGAAATTGTCGGGATGGAACAAGACACCGTTGTGATGCAGGACATCTACAAATTCGTACAGGATGGAATTGACGAGGAGGGTAAAGCCTTCGGTCACTTCGAATGCACCGGTGTCCGTCCCAACTTCATGTCACGCCTTGAACAATCAGGCGTTCGCCTACCGGCTAGCGCGTTCCGCCAACGTCGAATCATGGATGCGTAG